CCCAGCCAGCGTCAATGTTTTCTTCGGCTAATTTACGCAATTTCTTTTCGCCAATGCGGAAGTATTTGGACGCTTCTTCAATCGTCAGCGTATATTTTTCCCAGATAGGC
This window of the Mediterraneibacter gnavus ATCC 29149 genome carries:
- a CDS encoding excisionase; this encodes MNNTDVPIWEKYTLTIEEASKYFRIGEKKLRKLAEENIDAGWVIVNGNRIQIKRKQFEKIIDTLDEI